CCAGCCGACCAGCCCCTGCCCTATCTGCAGATGAATCTGCTCCTCGTATTTCGGGTCATACCCTTGTGAGTGAATGGTGCTGACTTCACTCAGTTCTTCATTTATCAGAAAGACGCCGGCAGCATCGAATCCGACCACTTTCTGCAGAGAATCGAGTATCAGATTCAAGATTTCATCGATATTGAGCGTGCTGGAGAGACGCTTTCCGACTTCGTACAGAAGTTGCCGCTCCATCGCTTCGTGCTTGGCTTCACGATAAAGACGGGCGTTGTCGATGGCTACCGCTATCTGATTGGCAAGCCCCACTAAGGTGTCGAGGTCATGCTCGTCAAATGAGCCGTTTATCTTATTGATTGCTTCGATTACGCCAATCATCTGCCCGCGGCCAATTAGCGGTATGGCAAGCACCGAGCGGAATTTTATATCCCCAATCTCTTCAACCGGACGGTAAAACCGCGGGTCACTGCCGACATCATTGCTGATAACCGGCTCCTGGTTTTCTGCCACCCATCCGATTATCCCCTGACCCTTGGGAAGAGTCAGATACTTGACGGAGTAATCCCTCCCGTTGAAAAAGCGGGCTTTCATGACATCGGTCGTCTTATCGACACGGTACACCAGAGCCGCTTCGGCATCGGTGGCATCTACCGTAAGTTCCAGCACCAGACGCATCAACTCCTCATATTCCAGAGTCGAGTTGAGCATCCGGGCGGCATGCAGGAACAGTTTCTCTATTCTGGTTTGGTCAGCCATATCTAACTTCCGTTAAGTCTTCCAAATAAAGGATGAGCGGCGCAAAGTCAAGCAAGCATCTGTCAAAAAGCCGATATCTCGGCTTTGCTTCTGGATAACGGTTTTAAAGAGCCAAAGTTTAGACAAAATTGGCAATTCTGATAATCGACAGAGTCGTAACAATTTATCCCACGGCGAGAACGACGGTCGATGGCAAATTACAGCCAGAGCGAGCGATCCAGTGAGCGATAATGAATGGACTCGGCGATATGGGCGACGTCGACCTCCGCCGCCCCTTCGAGGTCGGCTATGGTCCGCGCTACTTTAATTATGCGGTCGTAAGCCCGCGCCGAAAGTCCCTGACGGGTTATCGCCAGATTCAGCAGAGATTTCGATTTTTCATCGATGGGACAATAGGTTCTTAAATCTTTCGACTGCATATGGGCATTGCAGAAAATCTTTTTCTCTCCGGCGAACCGCTCCAGCTGAATCCGCCGCGCCTTATTGACCCGATTGCGAATCGATTCCGACTTCTCTCCTGATGATTCCGCCGAGAGCTCTTTGAATTTCACAGAGGGAACGTTGATATGGATATCGATTCTATCCATCAAGGGACCTGAAATCCGCGACATATACCGCTGAATGCCGGCGGTGGTGCAGTTGCATTCATGCGAACTGTCTCCAAAGTATCCGCAGGGGCAGGGGTTCATCGCCGCCGCCAGCATAAATGAAGCGGGATAGGTCAGCGATGTCATCGCTCGTGAAAGGGTTACATGTCCATCTTCCATCGGCTGACGAAGCACTTCCAGAGCATCCTTATGGAACTCGGCGATTTCATCCAGAAAGAGCACCCCGTGATGAGCCAGTGAGACCTCGCCCGGCTTGGGAATTCTTCCCCCGCCAATTAAACCGGCGTCAGAGACAGTATGATGCGGCGAGCGGAACGGCCTGGTGGCAATAAGGGCGGTGTTTCCCGGCAGAATCCCTGCTACCGAATGAATCTTGGTTGTCTCCAGCGCCTCTTCGAGAGTAATATCAGGTAGAATGGTCGGCAAGCGGCGCGCCAGCATGGTCTTCCCCGACCCGGGAGGACCAATCATAATAATATTATGTCCTCCGGCGGCGGCAACCTCCAGCGCTCGCTTTGCTGATTCCTGCCCTTTGACATCCGAAAAGTCGACATCATAATGTCGAGACGATGAAAAGACGGAGGCGATGTCCAGTTCAAATGGCTTAATCGAGGTTGGGTCTTCCAGAAACTGCACCGCTTCTTTCAAGGTAGCGACCGGATACACATTAAGACCACTTGCCATCGCTGCCTCCGAGGCATTGTCCTTCGGCACGATAATCCCCCGTATCCCGTTGTTCTTTCTCACCTGCATTGCCATCGGCAACACCCCCGGAACAGCCCGCACTGCGCCATCCAGAGAGAGCTCTCCCAGAATCACAAAATCGTCAAAGCTGTCTTTAAGTATCTGTCCGGTCGCGGCGAGAATCCCCACGGCGATAGGCAGGTCAAAAGCCGACCCCTCTTTGCGAATATCGGCCGGAGCCAGATTGATAGTAATCTTCTTGGAGGGAAATATGAAATCAGAGTTCTTTATAGCGGCGGTGACCCTTTCTTTCGACTCCCGCACAGCCCCATCGGGAAGCCCGACCGTTACGAATAGTGGAAGTTGCTGCTGTATATCGG
The genomic region above belongs to Candidatus Zixiibacteriota bacterium and contains:
- a CDS encoding YifB family Mg chelatase-like AAA ATPase encodes the protein MLAKVYSSATLGVNAYLVEVEADIQQQLPLFVTVGLPDGAVRESKERVTAAIKNSDFIFPSKKITINLAPADIRKEGSAFDLPIAVGILAATGQILKDSFDDFVILGELSLDGAVRAVPGVLPMAMQVRKNNGIRGIIVPKDNASEAAMASGLNVYPVATLKEAVQFLEDPTSIKPFELDIASVFSSSRHYDVDFSDVKGQESAKRALEVAAAGGHNIIMIGPPGSGKTMLARRLPTILPDITLEEALETTKIHSVAGILPGNTALIATRPFRSPHHTVSDAGLIGGGRIPKPGEVSLAHHGVLFLDEIAEFHKDALEVLRQPMEDGHVTLSRAMTSLTYPASFMLAAAMNPCPCGYFGDSSHECNCTTAGIQRYMSRISGPLMDRIDIHINVPSVKFKELSAESSGEKSESIRNRVNKARRIQLERFAGEKKIFCNAHMQSKDLRTYCPIDEKSKSLLNLAITRQGLSARAYDRIIKVARTIADLEGAAEVDVAHIAESIHYRSLDRSLWL